The proteins below come from a single Prosthecobacter sp. SYSU 5D2 genomic window:
- a CDS encoding secretin N-terminal domain-containing protein, producing MLISAGPVLSQEAAPAPAPPAENTPADPAPPAPAPEGSGERTGPPTEGGMGPGGRFPGGPGGPGFGGRRRPGEGGPGFGGTAAGAPGAPGMGPGGSNIQSTLAQTIRMEGDRIVLQFPNNPVADMLSIYELLTNVTLIKDTNIFNDGAPVSLATPRAVSKEEAVKLIEATLLTNGYAIVMEADGKSARILPARNQSANAVQFSHGVRFYTSALDLPMGETIVTYFMKLDFLDPEEAAAMFSGHVGLSVYGRITPVLTPPGLLLTESSTVIKQLISIREAIDVGDSGSALVTKFIPVEYAEAATIAQIIQATLTAQAQEKETKGINTIRGSAASDGRNREERREEPRSPSSNNSGNNNSGNPGNAQMAMPSAQVVADTRLNQILVVSSPEDYAYIASLISEFDKPLQVDAPYERKLRYAAAVDVLSAITDLLQDTNTGTTQLPGGGTIQQQRSQPLASSSQLLTGRTTTGTRGGQVLTTSGATGADDTATGGSASRADLIQGPSEDNAPISVLVGKTRVVADPMANSILVMGRKEAIDKVNGLLDVLDRKPSQVYLSTVIGQLTLGDEFQFGIDYLSALTNKNGTNFSSSNINSRQDILGNTANRAIGDLRNNVISNAFGPAAGLNVYGAIGDSLDIFVTALETTNRFKVLSRPSVFALNNKKATITSGQLIPVPVQSVVNTNNIGNGNNVTTNIEYRDVVLKLEVVPLINVDGEVTLTIAQVNDTVIGTQLVEPNLIPIIGTEQIVTSVTVPDRNTIVLGGLISEKTDKATGGVPFLSRIPGVGNLFKDTKDNSTRSELIIFIQPQVVTDNVGLRSTSLGEDARTQVGADAAARFPESVDVDSARILHDKEVMDLEAQAQGGFFSRMFRRNPAPRAVTNPPPGVRR from the coding sequence ATGCTGATTTCCGCAGGGCCAGTTCTCAGCCAGGAGGCAGCCCCGGCTCCGGCTCCCCCGGCAGAAAATACGCCGGCGGATCCAGCACCGCCCGCACCTGCTCCCGAGGGCAGCGGTGAACGGACCGGACCACCAACTGAGGGCGGCATGGGTCCTGGTGGCAGATTTCCAGGCGGCCCGGGAGGCCCCGGCTTTGGTGGCCGCAGACGTCCCGGTGAAGGCGGTCCAGGCTTTGGCGGCACCGCAGCAGGTGCCCCTGGTGCTCCAGGCATGGGACCTGGCGGCAGCAATATCCAGAGCACACTGGCGCAGACCATACGCATGGAGGGTGACCGCATCGTCCTCCAATTTCCCAATAATCCCGTGGCGGACATGCTGAGCATCTATGAGCTGCTGACCAATGTTACGCTGATCAAGGACACGAACATCTTCAATGACGGAGCTCCAGTCAGCCTGGCCACTCCGAGAGCGGTGAGCAAAGAGGAAGCCGTGAAGCTCATTGAGGCGACTCTTCTGACCAATGGTTATGCCATCGTCATGGAGGCGGATGGCAAAAGTGCGCGCATTCTTCCAGCACGTAACCAGAGCGCCAACGCAGTGCAATTTTCTCATGGCGTACGCTTTTATACATCAGCCCTGGACCTGCCGATGGGGGAGACCATCGTGACTTATTTCATGAAGCTGGATTTCCTGGACCCGGAAGAGGCGGCGGCCATGTTCTCCGGCCATGTGGGCCTGAGCGTCTATGGCCGCATCACCCCGGTGCTGACGCCACCCGGCCTGCTGCTGACGGAAAGCAGCACGGTCATCAAGCAGCTCATCAGCATCCGCGAGGCCATTGATGTGGGGGATTCAGGCTCGGCGTTGGTCACCAAATTCATCCCGGTGGAATACGCCGAGGCGGCCACCATTGCCCAGATCATCCAGGCCACGCTGACTGCCCAGGCGCAGGAGAAGGAGACCAAGGGCATCAATACCATCCGGGGCAGTGCGGCCAGCGATGGGCGCAACCGGGAGGAAAGGCGTGAAGAACCACGCTCACCGTCTTCCAACAACAGCGGCAATAACAATTCAGGAAATCCGGGCAATGCCCAGATGGCAATGCCATCTGCCCAGGTGGTGGCGGATACGCGGCTGAATCAGATCCTGGTGGTCTCCTCCCCGGAGGACTATGCCTACATCGCCAGTCTGATCTCCGAATTCGACAAACCGCTGCAGGTGGATGCCCCTTATGAACGCAAACTTCGTTATGCCGCTGCGGTGGATGTGCTCAGTGCCATCACTGATCTGCTGCAAGACACCAATACCGGCACCACGCAACTCCCAGGGGGCGGCACCATCCAGCAACAACGTTCCCAGCCGCTGGCCAGCAGCAGCCAGCTTCTGACTGGACGCACCACCACCGGGACGCGCGGCGGCCAGGTCCTGACCACCAGCGGTGCCACGGGTGCCGATGACACCGCCACCGGCGGCAGTGCCTCACGGGCAGACCTGATCCAGGGTCCCAGTGAGGACAATGCGCCGATCTCCGTGCTGGTGGGCAAAACCCGCGTGGTGGCCGATCCGATGGCCAATTCCATCCTGGTCATGGGCCGCAAGGAGGCGATTGACAAAGTCAACGGGCTCCTGGACGTGCTGGACCGCAAGCCCTCACAGGTTTACCTTTCCACCGTCATCGGCCAGCTCACTTTGGGCGACGAATTCCAATTTGGCATTGATTACCTCAGCGCTTTAACAAATAAAAACGGCACCAACTTCAGCAGCAGCAACATTAATTCCCGCCAGGACATCCTGGGCAACACGGCCAACCGCGCCATCGGAGACCTGCGCAACAATGTGATCAGCAATGCCTTCGGTCCCGCAGCGGGCCTGAACGTCTATGGTGCCATCGGCGACAGCCTGGACATCTTTGTGACAGCGCTGGAAACGACCAACCGTTTCAAGGTACTTTCGCGACCGAGCGTCTTTGCCCTGAACAATAAAAAAGCCACCATCACCTCCGGCCAGCTCATCCCCGTGCCGGTCCAGTCGGTGGTCAATACCAACAACATCGGCAATGGCAACAATGTCACGACCAACATCGAATATCGCGATGTGGTGCTAAAGCTGGAAGTGGTGCCGCTCATCAACGTGGACGGCGAGGTGACCCTGACCATCGCCCAGGTGAACGACACGGTCATTGGCACGCAGCTTGTGGAGCCCAACCTCATCCCGATCATCGGCACGGAACAGATCGTGACCTCGGTGACGGTGCCGGACCGAAACACCATTGTCCTGGGCGGCCTCATCTCCGAAAAGACTGACAAGGCGACAGGCGGAGTGCCCTTCCTGAGCCGCATCCCCGGCGTGGGGAACCTGTTCAAGGATACCAAAGACAACAGCACCCGCAGCGAGCTGATCATCTTCATCCAGCCGCAAGTGGTGACGGACAATGTCGGGCTGCGCAGCACATCATTAGGCGAAGACGCACGCACCCAGGTGGGGGCCGATGCCGCCGCGCGCTTCCCTGAAAGTGTGGATGTGGATAGCGCCCGCATCCTTCATGACAAAGAAGTCATGGACCTTGAGGCCCAAGCCCAGGGCGGATTTTTTTCCCGCATGTTCCGCCGCAACCCAGCGCCCCGCGCAGTGACAAATCCACCGCCAGGAGTGCGCAGGTAG